Genomic window (Alkalibacter saccharofermentans DSM 14828):
TTCCCGATTGCCCAACGACCGTTTAACCTGTATTTCCCGGATAATAGTTAAACCATGGTGGGACAATGGTTAAAGGTTCACTTCGCTCACGTGGGATGCTCCCTTTGGTCACGGGAAAAGCGCAACGCGCGTGTTTCAAGTAATAAGTTCTAAGATATAAGTAAAAGCAGGAAGTTGGTCAGTTGGAAAGTTGGTCAGTTGGAAAGGAAAAACCTTTTAATTACTTAAAGCTTACAACTTTTTTACGAGACGGAGTCTCATTTCCCGACTGCGCAGCAGTCATTTCCCGTGCGGCAGAGCCGGACAATAAACAGTCGCTTTGCGACCAATACGATTGCTTGACAACTGTTTCCCGATTGCCCAACGACCGTTTAACTGTTATTTCCACGCATACTTACGAATTGTACCCAATTGATAAGAAGGTGAAAAAATGAACATAAAAAAATTGCTGACAATAGCCGGTTCGGACTCTTCGGGAGGCGCCGGCATTCAAGCAGATATTAAGACATTCAGCGCTCACAAGGTCTATGGCATGAGCGTCATAACCGCTGTTACAGCTCAAAACACTACAGGAGTAAAAAGCGTTTACGAGCTCCCTGTAGAGATGATTCGAAACCAGATGGAAAGCGTATTTACCGACATGCCTCCCGATGCAATCAAGACGGGGATGCTTTCGAACCCTGAAATCATAGAGTGCATTTCTGAAGGGCTCTTAAGGCACAAAGGAAGCAACTTAGTTGTAGATCCTGTCATGGTGTCCACCAGTGGCCATAGACTACTGTCTGAGGATGCTCTGAGCGCTCTTAAGGATCATCTGTTTCCTCTAGCTAGGGTCATAACTCCAAATATTTA
Coding sequences:
- the thiD gene encoding bifunctional hydroxymethylpyrimidine kinase/phosphomethylpyrimidine kinase, with product MKKLLTIAGSDSSGGAGIQADIKTFSAHKVYGMSVITAVTAQNTTGVKSVYELPVEMIRNQMESVFTDMPPDAIKTGMLSNPEIIECISEGLLRHKGSNLVVDPVMVSTSGHRLLSEDALSALKDHLFPLARVITPNIYEAEILSGGKISNKKDMVDAAMEISNKLDGWVVIKGGHLKECCDDLLYSKDEKLWLKARKINNKNTHGTGCTLSSAIASNLALGIGVKKSVFKAKRYVNSAIREGLDLGEGRGPLLHHF